The Littorina saxatilis isolate snail1 linkage group LG1, US_GU_Lsax_2.0, whole genome shotgun sequence nucleotide sequence cgtttctatcaaacaggcattgatgttgttcctgatgagggtcaggattcctcctttgcttcggtctgttctgtcggacctaaggcattggtagcctctcactttgaaggacttttggggtgtcaggtgcgtctcctgaatacagcagatgttgatgttcttctcatgcaggatatgctccaactctgtcttcttgttcaggatactttctgcgttccagtgcatgacctggaaaggtcgctgctgactgggtttcttcctggttgtagtggtgccagtcactttcctccggcgtcccctggcgtgacaagacggacgggagggacctccagtagttggggctgggtccctttgaggcatgggacccgacgctgctccaccctggggggtcctcaatgggcgagcgccatttccatctgtgctggttgattgtgtcatcatttgcgtaagtgcgtgtacccgtggtttgttagaatgcgccgtgcggcccgggtcctccgtcttcagcattcggggttttctgtcggggttacctcacccttagctcatggcccgtacgtcctaccctgagagcacaggggggaggattttccgggatcccacccggagccagtttggtccgcggccgcaagcggctgatctccatatctgaagaccgttcccctatccgccacccggggacgcgctgggttgggggtggtcgccccactgaaaatcccacactgggttaagaaagatcagcctgtcccagatgTTTACTCCAAAGGACTTACGCGAGGCTCAGAAGACAGATCCTTCGTTAGACAGCATCAGGAAACAAGCTGCTACCGGAGAAGAGAGAGGCCACATGAGGGTCGTGGAAAAGAATGGTATCTTGTACCAGTCGACGTTCAATCGGAAAGGAGAGGAGTCTTTGAAGGTTATTCTTCCCAAATCGTTCCGTAGTAAGGTGCTCGCATTCGGCCATGATCATCCAATGGCAGGACACCAAGGTCAGCGTCGTACCGCCGAAAGGATTAGACGCGAATTTTGGTGGCCATGCTGTGGCGTTGAGATCCGCCGCTACTGCTTGTCATGTGACGCTTGCCAGCGATCCGCGCCAAAACACCTTACGAAGAAGGTCCCATTGGGCAAGATGCCAGTGTTTGAGACTGCTTTCAGAAGAGTAGCAGTCGATATCATCGGGCCTATTCTTCCTATGTCCGAGAACAAAAAACGGTACATCCTCGTCATGGTTGACTTTGCCACCCGCTACCCTGAAGCTGTCGCGTTGAAGGACATTCACGCCGAGACAGTAGCCGATGCTTTGTGGGATTTTTGGACTAGACTCGGTATCCCAAGTGAAATATTGACTGATAACGGGAGCCAGTTCACAGGCACTCTGATGCAGGAAGTCACTGAACTCCTCCGCATCAAAAGGAAAACCTCTGCGGTATTTCATCCAGCTGGAAATGGTTTGTGCGAGAGAatgaatggcacgttaaagaacATGCTCAAAAAGATGTGCATAGAACAGCCCAAAGCATGGGACACGTTCATCTCTGCATTACTGTTCGCATACCGCGAGACTCCTCAAGAGAGTTTAGGTTTCTCGCCATTCGAACTGTTGTTCGGGCGTACTGTCAGAGGACCAATGCAACTCTTGAGACAGATTTGGACAGATGAGAGCGTCTCAGATGAGGTCAAAACCACTGCGGAATATGTAGTGAACCTTCGTGAGAGGATCGAAGAGACCTGTTTGCTTGCTCGAGAGAACCTGAAAAAAGCATCAGTGCGATCTGCTCAATATTACGAtcgtaaagccaaaccaaggtCGCTAAAACCAGGAGAGAAAGTCCTGATTCTCAagccattgaaaacaaacaaactagaaCTCACTTGGCAAGGTCCATTTGAAGTGTTAGAGAAGTTGAATGATTTCGACTACAAAGTCCAAGTAAGGAGGAAGGAAAAAGTATTCCATGTCAACCTCCTCAAGTCTTACGTCGAACGTGAGCAACCTGTCACCGATGGAACAATTCCGGTTGcagtagtagaagaagaagaggaagaagtgaTCGTCTCAGTAGTGGTAGAGGAGGACGAAACCACTAACGACGACATCTTCAGGTTGGACAGTCAGAGGACTATCCCAACATTTGAGACAAAGCGCACAGAAGGTTTAGACCGCGTGCACTTTTCAGAGAAACTCACTCAGTCCCAGCGAACTGAAGCGAGACAGATCTGCGCGGACAGACTAGATAATCTGACCGACGTACCACTCACCACGAATCTGACTACGTGTCGAATCGAGGTCACAGACAAGAAACCGGTCTATATAAGACCACGCCCCATTCCACATGCGTATGTGAAGATGGTGGAGAATGAAGTCGAAGAGATGTTGAAGCTAGGAGTCATCGAACCCGCCAACTCAGCTTACAATTCACCCATTGTTCTcgtcaaaaagaaagaagaagggaAGTACCGCTTTTGCGCGGACCTCCGTGGGTTGAATGTTGTCACGGTGTTCGATGGGGAACCCATCACCAACGTTCAACATTTATTCCAAAGCTTAAGAAAAGCCAAGTACTTCTCCAAGCTAGGTCTCACGCGTGGCTACTGGGGAATACCCATTGTCgaggaagacagagacaaaaccgcGTTTGTGACGTCACGAGGCCAGTTTCGATGGGTGAAGATGCCAGGAAAGGACAACCTAGGTGCCGACTATTTGAGTCGCATCAACTGAGTTTCAGAGTCCAGAAGGAAAATTTGTCCACCCCGTTGGAGTAGTGAGGCCAAACTGGCCGCGACAGGCTCATGCGGATCTACTCCAAAATGTGGAAACAATTGTATTTGCATAttgtatattgtattgtattgtattgtatattgAGTCGTATAAACGGAAACGAAATAAGATTTCGCTTGTCCACCCCCCGGGGTTATGTTACGACTCAACTCCAAACAACTCTTGTTTAGCCGAGACTGGAATATTTTGTTGCACCATTAGGGTAAGAGTCTACGAGACCTTGGAGACGAAGTAATGACGTCACTAGTATGAGAATCTACATGTTGGATCAACGTCATTACTGCGTCATTAATATGCGAATTTACGTAACTCATGGAGTTGCATCGTGGGATGAAAACAGTTATTTGGAGGAAGGAAACGTGAACCGCTAACCATTACGGTCACCCTATTTGCCGGGTACTGAGAGGCTACAAGTGGGGAACAAGAATCCTGTGTAACCACCGATGAAAAGCCGCCGGCACTTAACCTACCATCCCAAGGCCTGAGATGTAACCCGCAGCCGCACAGACTCGTAGAGTAGTGTCCGGAAAGGAGCATCAAGAGGTAAGGTGTCGTTGTAATATCGAGCGTCCATCAAGGAACAGCTATTATACACTCACATCTATTCGCATATGATATTTGTTTTAGAATGTTTAATGAAGTTAATCATAAACGTACATGCTGCAAGTTAGTTCGGCATATAGATCtagtattttattcagtaaccATGCTTGGTTTGTCTGCGAACTGCCCGACATGAAGATAGGGCAAGAAATCAAAATTAACCTTGATCCTAGGATACCGTTGTTAATAACAAGTATTACCTTTGATCCAGGGGTTCGAGCGTCCAGGATCCGCTGGGATAAGGGTGAACTAATCAAGCTACGCCACCAGTGTGATCCACCACCAGCGAGGAGCAAAAGGAGTTTGTCtactaatcatcatcatcatcaagtgaTCTTCATCAAGTTCGTCACTGCTACGGTCATCATGTGAATCCAGGCTTCCATCAGGACATTCGGACTTTGTAACTAACCAGCCCATTTAAGATAAGTCCAGTTCGACATTAAACTAGCTGTCAATGCAAGAACAATTAACTATGAACGCAAATTCGTTAGATctaaaatagaaatagtttgttaaagaatccggaaatattaccaaccaataaatttattcattaatctaaatcatcagtgttttacgagattgatttgaagcatgactgttgtaaagtattgaatataactttggtgtgttcttagatattgtatctaaaacacaaggtaaaaagtGGAACTGCAACACACGCCCGATACATAGCTACAGCGTGTTTTGCAAGCATAACACAAAAAGCTACGGTTTAGGTTTAGAAATGTCACCTAAACAGCTTCCCAAAATGCATGATGTAACCAAAGTAGATGTCCAACATGTACCTCATATATATTCCtctttttactgcagtaaattgatcattaaaaatataGCTCAAAGTGCCCGCTCAGAAACCCAAACCTTGCATTCAAAGCTGTTTCATTGATATGATAggcacccaaacacacacttcGTGCAATGGAGACGTGGACAGTCTAATGCTTAGTGCACCTTGTGATTTTGGTGGCTCTGCATGTAAAACTGACGGAAATTCATAGGACTTTGAAAACTGCCCCCTTTAAAGAAAATCTCACTTATTCCGCCTGTTTAGTATGACACAGCAACACCGCCTGCCAAAACTGTTCATAGAGCTAGACTCACTGCTCTTTTGTTTATTCAAAAACGTGACGTTTCAGTCAATTTGTCGAACCCTTGATTTTGGGCGAATATTTTAAAGATTGTAAATATGTCATGACCGGTCCTTGCCCTCTTTTTTTTAGAAGAGTATCGATCAATTTAAAGTTATGTAAACACAAGGCTACGACACGTATAGCTTGCATGTTACAGCTTTCATTAATTTCAAAATGTATGCGTGTTTCTTGCTTGACTGaaagacggaaagaaagaaacttcaAAGAAGACCAACCTGCCAGAAGAAGATGAGGGGCACGAGGCCAAAGAAGAGAGTGCAGAAGCAAAGGAAGACGCAGATTCCGATCCACAGCCCGAACAGAGGTCTGCCCCCACAGCATCCTTCCTTCTCCACCTGGCGGCCCTGAAACCCACACACGATTCAAGGCTTCAGGCGGTTCAGTGTCCTGATTAATACATATctagagagacaagacaagacaagacttggaccagacaagacaagacaagaaaagaaaagacaacagAGGTCTGCCTCCTCTCTTCTCCCCCTGGCgggcctgaaacacacacacgattcaAGGCTTCGGGCAAGGCAGTTTCTGTGTCCTGTTGTATACATATCTAGAGAGACAAGaccagacaagacaagacaagacaagacaagacaaaacgagacaagacaagacaagatacgaattacaagacaagacaagacaagacaagacaagccAAGACAACAGAGGTCGTCCTCCACAACATCCTCTCTTCTCCCCCTGGCgggcctgaaacacacacacaattcaagGCTTCAGACCAGGCAGTTTCTGTGTCCTGATGTATATTATATATctagagagacaagacaagacaagacaagaatgacaagacaagacaagacaagacaggaaaagacaagacaagacaagacaagacaagacaagacaagacaagacaagacaagacaggacaagacaagactagacaacacaacacagtggCTCTAGACAGAGCTTGATCCCTGGCTCTACAGTTTGCGGGTTTAATAGACGATCTTGGAAATAACTCCTTAGggtttgttattgttgtgggagagtgaccttttcttgcaaaagctCTGACAAACAAAAGAGGGACCAATCACTAACGAGGAGAGTGTAGGAAACACGTGGACCGGAGCACGTAAAAAAGAGacctgtaaaaaataaaaataaaatagggACAGAAATCATAGAAACTGCCGCTATGTTTGCCCAGGAATGCAGATACTTGAGGagaagacacacaaacacaacgtcaaaacacaaacaaacaacatcagCAACGATCACAACTGACAGATGTCCTCACCATGGCCATGTTCTGCATGGGTGAGTGTATCCCTGTCCCATGTGCACCGCTAAACCCGCTCGTTGAACCCACAGGCGGCCTTGACCCTCTCATGGCCCTGACCTCTGCCGGCTCTTCGCCAATGGGGTCGTCCATGGCCAGGTTGATCACGCCCCCTGACGTCAATCGAATCTGGCCAGGACCCAGATACGCACTGTTTTCGTATCCTGGGTTAGAATTTGCCGAGAGACGTTGCTCGGGTGCTCTCACGTTCTGCTTTGCTGATGCCTTTGGGAAGCGAATAATCGGCGCAGCTGAAGGAAAGACGCCACGCTCTGGAGCGCCTGCCATGTCGGAATGATCCGGCGAGACATGTGGATTCACCCCCTCGCCCTCTCCCTGGTGTCCGTCGTGCTTTACCGAGAGCTGGACGTCTTGAGAAGACAGGCTGTTCTTCGAGGCGTGGTCAGGAGGGCTTAGGTCGTTCAGCCCATCCCTCGGCGAGGAGCTGGAGACAATTCCCACGGGAAAGGTTATAGGAGTAAAGGAGATGCCTTGGTTGGTGTAGCCTCCAGGAGCTTGGCCGGAGATGgaaggaggaggatgaggaggaaggCCCGTTGGGGGTTCCCCAGCTGCCTCGTGCATGATGGTGAAAGGCGAGCCTGCAATGGATAAGGTGACAGTGATTATTCAATTGGAGACTATTGCGATACTGTCCCAATAACAATTACACACTGTCGAGCATAGAAGATTCTGCAacatggaaataattaatattCTCCTGTATAAAAGTCACCATCCTTCCCGTGTGCCCTGTCGTGTCTGTCACCACGAGATCTTGTAAAGTTCTCCATTTTTCCCTTAGAGTTCTTCTTTTGACATTTGGTCAATGTTCCGGCAGACTGAGAATAAAGAGGGAGGcgagttttatgtgtgtgtgtgtgtgtgtgtgtgtgtgtgtgtgtgtgtgtgtgtgtgtgtgtgtgtgtgtgtgtgtgtgtgtgtgcgtgcctgcgtgcctgcgtgcgtgcgtgcctgcgtgcgttcgctaccgtgtgtgtgtgtgtgtgtgtgtgtagggctaTTCCCAGAAAACTATTTGAATGATCTTTATGGAACTTTTCATGTCAATCTATCCAGATAATAACCGCCCTGAtacggcccttcgtggtcggctgggcgttaagcaaacaaacaaacaaaatccagaTAATATCCGCACTGTAGCAACCTTATTTCATTCAAATCGATggacattttggtcaaacattGTTTGACCCGCTCCGAACTATGGAATTGTATTTAAGATTAAAATCTTCTAAAAGatatttcatttatttgataTGTAATGTTTGAACTGATTTACcacaaaaaaatatgtttcttgCACATTGTGTCCCCTGTGTACATGATACCGCGCTGTCTCGGTCGACGGGTTTCGGTCAGCAAGGACTCAGTCTCGgtgaagactttttgttatttaGATCGGCAGATTAAATGTTTTTGTGCCGCTTTACGCGTCTTAGAAATAAGACCCCAAAAATCACTTCAAACTGGCTTCAAACTctaataaacaaatacatagacaaaaattaaaaacataattcTGGAAGCACCAGTTACACTCAGTCAAGCGTAACGTTGTATTCCGGGCCACGCTCGCTTTGCTTAGAGTCAAACCGAACCAGCAAAACGACTACTGACGGTGATATCAGCGAAGGCGAGTGCTTCTAATTTGGCAAACAGCGCATTGAGAACGGCAGAGAACGAAAATCTCAGTGCATAAATCAAAACAGACTGAGTAATTTCGATTGCACTTCACACCATCGCTGTGGTCAATTCTTTTAATCTTGACCAAAACGAAAGAAGAGAATATAGTGTCCACTGTAGAACATTCATCGGTCAGCTGTTTACCTTGTTGGCGTCTATCCATGTTGTCCGCGTCGGTCAGTTCTGGCAGACCAAAGACACACTGAGCAGAACACTGACAATAGTATCCGGGCACTCTGATGAGGCTTTGCGAGGTCACAGCAATGGCGGCGACACCCTTTTCAACCAGGTTTTCTCTAATCAGCCGTGATTGATAAAATTAATACCTTACGACTGATACgaggaagattttttttttatatgtcaGAAGTAGCTGTTCAACATGACCTGTGCAGCACCGTAGATAGCGCAGCTGACAGAAACAAAGTCCTGAGTTATTGCGAAACCTGTCACAGTTGGGTATGCAGGCTAAAGCCAGGTCACGATTCGACCTTCACCTTGTTGTTCCTCATGCGTTGTGTTCAAATAAACACACGACACAACTAGAAAAAGAAGCAGACAGattcagtgatgtacattttagtcggtctccggtctctgaccgatccaatttccccaggacctatagctttaaccccagcaggacacaggtccgattaacctacagaagaagtggtcaagggtccgatcgtttttgacaatgaagcggacatgcggactgttcaattttcaagaggaaagcttgtttcggttttgccaagcgaaagtaaacactgcgtgaggaaagctggtttcggttttgccaagcgaaagtatgcactgcgtgtgaccagtttgttgggtgaacgaggcaccatatatgggatctgattctttgaattaatttatcctcaagttggatcaagaagaaaaaaaagaaaaccgaacccatatggtgcctcgagtgcattcattggctcagcaataaatcgttTAAATCAATGGGAACCACCCGTGCATGTTCGCACATGCGCAAGGCATTACTTTTCGTCATAATATCCGGAAAAACCGTTGTGCGTTCGAACGAAAATAAAACGAAAGAGAAACGACATGGGTCCGGAAAAAAAAAGCTCAAAGCAGATAAAAAATCAGCAGACATTGATGTCCATGCTGCGTTCGCCAGCCACTGTGGCTTCAGCTgaaccaacaacaacgtcaaccgagaatttaaactgaaaaatctttttaaatgcggttttacgagtcgtgtttttgtcctattgaaattgcaatctcaggacactgtgtcctattgattttcagtcttcaggacaattgtcctaaaggctgctagaaaaatgtacatcactgcagATTAACAATGAGACTGAGAAGACATACAGATAAAGTATAGCTACTTGAATGATTAATTGAATGATTGTTGTTTTAAATAGGAAAGGAGGATGTGGGTTGTGGAGGCGTCGCTGATAAGACAAATAggcaaaagacagacagacggacagacagacagacagacagacagacagacagacagacagatagatagatggatagaaagatagataggCATGCACTAATAAATACATAAGTGGATAGATACATAAATAGATATAtaattaaatacagaaatacagaaataaataaataaataaataaataaataagcaaTATCAAAGAAACTGACTTACTCATAATACTCCTCGTCCTGTGACTTCCTCAAGTGAAAACCCTTTCAACATTAACAAAAGAATAGACGAAAACAACCTTTTCCCTGCTCGTCCAATTTCACTGAGACCAACCGTGACAAAAAGCTCGTCAGTCAAATGTAGGCAAAACTGCACGTATTTTCAACATTCCGCAATGAAAAAACACTCctcccctttaaaaaaaaaaaaaatctacaaaGGATGTGCTGTCGCCCTATAAATAGAGAAGTAGTGACACACTACACAGAACACTGACAATAATATCCGGGCACTCTGAGGCTTTGGCTAAGAAACCATGTATAGCCAGGCAGCTTAGCGATATGATGGGGACCGACTTGACAAAAGTGTCAAACTTTGTGAGGCAATTCTGTAGACCCTACTTATTAATTTTTTGCTAGGCCCCATCAAATTTGGCCAATGCAGcccagtcatgtgacgtcatcaattttTCCATTGCATTAATAGAGGAAAATACTGCATATACATGTCTAAGCAAGATGTTTTAAAGATTTAAAGGCAATATGATCAATTCAATGAATAAATTCAGAAatggatacatttcaaataatttTTTAATCAATAAACATTCATATTTTTGCGAGATATTTGTTTATGGTTTGACAAAACTCGAAAATAAGGCCCAAAAAATCATGTCGCGACATTGTACGTAACTTGCTTCCATAGTATCAGTGAACATGACAATTAATTTTGGATGTAGATAGCTAGGAAAAAATGTCACACTTTTGTCAGATCTGTCCCCATCCGGTCAAAAAATGGACGTGAGCTGCCTAGCTAGTAGGCCTGGTGAGAACTAGGAGGGGGTGATGCAGTGGAAGGAGGGTGGGGGTGAGAGTGTGCAAGGCGCGAGAAAGGTGCAATAGAAGTAGGCCAAGGTCAAGGAGCTCTCTATCACTGATACAGTACTCCTTGGCCAAGGTACAAGAGGGTTCTGTGACGTTTTAAAAAGTACAGCGTAGGATTCGACGTATTCAACAGAATCCGACATGGCAAGATTATGATTCTATCCAGTGGTCTTTTGAATAAAAAAATCGGAACTTCGATCTCAGCCAGATGAAATTAGAGTCGGTGGTTTGTGACCAAAGATTCTCGTTTCATCCAGCGACTCCTCAGCGATTTACCAATGATTTGTGGCAGACTTTCATTATCGCGCGTCCCGATTGGGTTAGATTAAGGCGACCGGACAAACCCAAATGTGCAAGTCAGCTGAGAATCGTTGCTTAAAACTAGTCTGAGTGATAACGCTGTTCTCATGGACAGCGATGACTTGCTCCTGACAGAAATCTCTTTAAAGTTGTAaagttgtaccccccccccccccctcccactcccAACTTGGAAGGGGAATATAACGGAGCGTGGGCGGGTGGGAGGGTTTTACAAGGGGGACTCCATTCCacaaaatgacacgggaatgcaGCAGGTGGTTATTCCGTTTAATATAATGAAACACCAGGGACTTGATCTTGTCTGTCCTCTTACGTACACTATGCAGCCGATATTAAACATTATGTTTCACACCATTGGAAACATCATGAAACGCATCAATCCAGAAGATAAACTGAGCGCATCCTGTTATGCTAATTTGTGCATGAGTGTAGATCCGGCTTTGTGCACAATATCATGTGAGTCAGTACAGTATATAACAATTAGATAGTGTGACCCTCAAACTTGTTTACAACGGTTTGTGTGGGCACGCTGGTTTGATTTATTATTCATTTGATTCAGTCagggttcacacacacacacacacacacacacacacacacacacacacacacacacacacacacacatacacgtacacacacacaaacacacacacacacacacacgcgcgagcgcgcgcgcgtgtgcgggCCCACACATTACACATAATTATAGATTCACTGTCCCACATACGTAACCTATCTTTGCCGCGTTTATTCAGCTGTATGATGCGTCTTGTACTGATAATATATAAATCTGTACATTTATATATTGACACTGTCAACATTACTCATTTGTATGGTGTTGTCCACACCACAACTTACACGGATTGTGTGAACAATACAAGATTGCCACGACGAAAACGATTGCATCtgttaaacaaaacaacaaggcaaccaaaaaacaacaccacTTAAAAACACACCtatgaacaaagaaacaaacacacaaacaaacaaacaaacaagcactaAAAAAAAGAACTAATAAATAAAACTTACAATAGATCGAAAGTCATTACTCTGTACACTGacagaacaccccccccccccccccaaccacacaaactctctctcacacacacacacacaccacacacaccacacacacacacatacacacacacaccaaaccacacacacacaccaaaccacacacacacaccacaccacacaaacacacacacacacaccaccacacacacacacacacaaacacacacacacacacacaacagtgcAGACTTCATCCCGCAGTCAGGTATTTTATCTTGTCCCGTACGTGTGAGAGCGGTACTGGTACCGTTGCCAATCGTATGCGTCGATggccttcacatttaaatggaTTCGTACGGCCAGTCCGACCACGCCCCCCGTCAAGGCGAGCAGCGCGACCACGAAGCTGATCCTGGCCAGTCGCAGCGAGTTCTTGGCCTTCGCCGTGTTGCCCGAGTCCCACTCCTCCCGTGCCTGTCAGGGTCAGAGGGAAGTGATAATATACACGCCCGATACATAGCTACAGCGTGTTTTGCAAGCATAACACAAAAGCTACGGTCCTCATAACATGAAGAACGGTAGTTGGCCTAGAAATATCACTTAAACAGCTTCCCAAAATGCATGATGTAACTAAAGTGGGTGTCTAACAAGTACCTCATATATTCCTCTTTTTGCTGCAGTAAAGTGATTTTTGAAAATATAGCGCACAGTGCCCGTCAGTGTTCAAAGACTTCTTGGAACATTTTGCGGTCAGAAACCCAAACCTTGCATTCAAAGCTGTTTTATTGATATGATATGCACCCAAGCACACACTTCGTGTAATGGAGACGTGGACAGGCTAATGCTTTGTGCACCTCAAGTTGTGCTTTTGGTGGCTCTGCATGTAAAACTGACAGAAATAGATCAATTCAAAGTTATGTAAACACAAGGCTACGACACATATAGCTTGCATGTTACAGCTTTCGTTAAAATTATGCGTGTTTCTTGcttgacagaaagacagaaagaaagaaaaaaagaaagaaaaatcaaagAAGACCCACCTGCCAGAAGAAGACGAGGGGCACGAGGCCAACGAAGAGAAGGCAGAAGCAAAGGAAGACGGAGATGCCGATCCACAGCCCGAACAGAGGTCTGTCTCCACAACATCCTCCCTTCTCCACCTGGCGGCCCTGAAACGCAAACCAGTTTAAGTGTCCTGATTTATGCATATCTAGATAGACAAGACAAGACCAAATCTTTaatatcgagggtaatagataagcaagaacaTATGATTTTTTACATCCAGCTCTCGCactaacacagagagagagagagagagagagagagagagagagagagagagagagagagagagagagagagagagagagagagagagagagagagagagagagagagagagagagagagagagagagagagagagagacaatgacaatgacaattctttatttaacgagggtagtagattaagcagtggtctgctttttttacatccagccctcgccctaaagagagactaactacaaaaattaaataaaaatacaagataaaaaatagaaaatagaaaaactaaaattctacattttaacagataactaaattgaaaacacattatacatatgtacacaaaatgcattgcattgaggtaaattgcgagttaattgatgtgaattaagtggtatagtgcagcttgcactttctcaacatcatgctctaatccatacattacattttaaagaaaatcaatcaaacaagcaagacattgctaagatcatcacacatctaaatagtggttggtttttaagtcccttcatccgaaaagggtttgtgtacattatacaaataaagaggagaggggcatgtttaatacaaaaaatgaataccatttaagacaaatatcatttactttgacttcattacataagacaaatatctgctcttaaaactatctgtgctggtagtttgcctcaggaatgttggaagagagttccagagactgctacctgaatacacTAAACTGGACTTAAACAGGTCAATCCGAGGAACAGGAGTGTTTAATCTCATAAATTGACGTGAATTCCTCATGGTAAATTTTGTACGTAAAGTTTCAGGTACACATCCAGTGATAATTTTGCTCATAAGGGTACATTTATTATAGCCAAGTCTTTCCTTCAGAGGGAGAATGCCTAAGTTTATGTAGTCTAAT carries:
- the LOC138961348 gene encoding uncharacterized protein isoform X2, with protein sequence MSSPFTIMHEAAGEPPTGLPPHPPPSISGQAPGGYTNQGISFTPITFPVGIVSSSSPRDGLNDLSPPDHASKNSLSSQDVQLSVKHDGHQGEGEGVNPHVSPDHSDMAGAPERGVFPSAAPIIRFPKASAKQNVRAPEQRLSANSNPGYENSAYLGPGQIRLTSGGVINLAMDDPIGEEPAEVRAMRGSRPPVGSTSGFSGAHGTGIHSPMQNMAMGRQVEKEGCCGGRPLFGLWIGICVFLCFCTLFFGLVPLIFFWQAREEWDSGNTAQAKKSLRLAWISFLVAMLVLTGGVAGLAIQVHLSQQAVDKAYREARLG
- the LOC138961348 gene encoding uncharacterized protein isoform X1, translated to MDRRQQGSPFTIMHEAAGEPPTGLPPHPPPSISGQAPGGYTNQGISFTPITFPVGIVSSSSPRDGLNDLSPPDHASKNSLSSQDVQLSVKHDGHQGEGEGVNPHVSPDHSDMAGAPERGVFPSAAPIIRFPKASAKQNVRAPEQRLSANSNPGYENSAYLGPGQIRLTSGGVINLAMDDPIGEEPAEVRAMRGSRPPVGSTSGFSGAHGTGIHSPMQNMAMGRQVEKEGCCGGRPLFGLWIGICVFLCFCTLFFGLVPLIFFWQAREEWDSGNTAQAKKSLRLAWISFLVAMLVLTGGVAGLAIQVHLSQQAVDKAYREARLG
- the LOC138961348 gene encoding uncharacterized protein isoform X3; the protein is MDRRQQGSPFTIMHEAAGEPPTGLPPHPPPSISGQAPGGYTNQGISFTPITFPVGIVSSSSPRDGLNDLSPPDHASKNSLSSQDVQLSVKHDGHQGEGEGVNPHVSPDHSDMAGAPERGVFPSAAPIIRFPKASAKQNVRAPEQRLSANSNPGYENSAYLGPGQIRLTSGGVINLAMDDPIGEEPAEVRAMRGSRPPVGSTSGFSGAHGTGIHSPMQNMAMARQGEKRGCCGGRPLLSWLVLSCLVLSCNSYLVLSCLVLSCLVLSCLVWSCLSRYVYNRTQKLPCPKP
- the LOC138960650 gene encoding uncharacterized protein, producing the protein MDDPIGEEPAGIHPPMHKMVMGRQVEKGGCCGDRPLFGLWIGISVFLCFCLLFVGLVPLVFFWQAREEWDSGNTAKAKNSLRLARISFVVALLALTGGVVGLAVRIHLNVKAIDAYDWQRYQYRSHTYGTR